One Globicephala melas chromosome 9, mGloMel1.2, whole genome shotgun sequence genomic window, ATTAGACTGTAGTATCCATGGGTTCATGGAAAATTGCGTAACTTCACCTGCAAGTTGAAAGTGACCCTAGGGAAGGGATTTGACAGTCTGGCCCCTCCTTCATCTGGGCCTCTGATCTAGACCTTTGTGTTCTAGGTCTACCTGCACCCTTTCTCATGATATCCACATACCTGTCAACATCCAAGTTCTGAAAAACCAGGGACTGTTTGGTCTCAATGAGGCCCAGCTTCGGATCCTTCTTTTGCAGAATGACCCCTGCCTTTTACCAGAGGTGAGTCACTAAGGAGTCACCCTCATATTGTCTGCACCTTGAAAAAAGTCAGGGGAGAACATCAACAATCTGCTTACAGAGGACAGCctgaggggaagggggggtgggtaTGATACAGTGCTGGCCTTTCTGCAGTCTATGATTTTATTGGGCTTTTATACACAAGAAGTGTggtatagaaataataataatggctactgTTTTTTTTTGAGTTCTTACTGAATGCTGAGTAATTTGTATACCTTAGCTGATTAATAATAGCCTATGAGTGAGGTATgcctgtccccattttacaggggaggcaactgaggctcgattaaataacttgcccagggtcacatagaAAATGGCAGATTTGAATTTAGTTTTGTCTGATTACGAAGCCTGTGTTCTGTGAATTACCTGTTTATACTTTTGTTGACTTTTCTATCCAGGCGTTTGTCTTTTCCTGTTAATTCATAAGATGTCTTTAACGATACAGATCCCTTTTTTGGTCACATTTGTTACAAATATCCCCCCCATTTACTTTTTGGGGGCTTTAGATATTAATTTGAATTGTTTTGGAACTACATTATGTTGTTCCAAAGGTACCCATTATAACTGCTATAATGGCAGAATTAGCACATTTGCATCTGTTTAGCTATacacaaagaattttttaaacgGAAGGGTTGGAATCCCCAAAGGAAGTATTACGAGAGATCTtggcaggaagggagaggaggatgCGGCAGCTataggggggcagggaggggcggtCTGTTTTGTCTCAGAGAGAAGGGGCAGTGCAACTTCTGTTTACCTTTAGTGTTGATGAGTTTTTTTGACTTATAGAAGCTTAACATTTTTCGGTtgttaatgcatttttttctttatggcttcTACCCGAGTACCCTGGGTCCAGCCTCATCTTGTCATACTAGACTATGTCAGTGTTCTGTGAGCAGTTGATGGGTTAGCTGCATTTAAGATAGGAGCCTGCCTTCGGTCTAATCATCTGGAACTGGAGGTGTGTGGCATGTGGCACAAAACACGGCCACTTAGGCAGCAGGGACCTTGGACAAGCACAGTGGATGAGGCAGGAGTGGTACCTCACGTCTCGTGTGTGAAAATGCCTGGTGATTCCTTTCTGCCACACTCCTAAAGATTCAGTATGTAATATAGGTACAGTACacataaaaaatcaataaggGGCAAgtattgtgatattgtgatttataataagaaatatatatttggtctttgtctctgcccctggcacagagttcctaagacccttggaatttcctaaattttttttttaactttttattttatattggattatagttgattaacaatgtgatagtttcaggtgtacagcagagtgattcaattatacatatacatgtatctatttttttcatattgttttcccatttaggttgttacataatattgagcagagtttcctgtgctatacagtaggtccttgttggttatccattttactttttttaaaaattaattaatttatttacttattaatttctggctgtgttgggtcttcgttgctgcgcgtgggctttctctagttgtggtgagcaggggctgctcttcgttgcggtgagcgggcttctcactgcaatggcttctcctgttgcagagcacaggctctaggtgcgcgggcttcagtagttgcagcacctgggctcagtatttgtggtgtgcgggcttcagtagttatggtacacaggcttagttgctccgtggcatgtgggatctgcccgcaccagggttcgaacccatgtcccgttggcaggcggattcttaacctctgcactaccagggaagtccctggttatccattttaaatataacagtgtgtacattTCAAACGTGAGAGCGATAAAAAGTGACTTTTGTTATGTTCATgtggtgacttttggaaagcctcTAGGTAACCTAGGGATGGGAGCTGGTTTCCCTAATAACCAGTCAtgtgattagaaggttggaactttcagtcccactcccacctcctggGAGGGAAAAGGGCCTAGAGATTGAGTTCAATTACCAATGGCCCGTGATTTAaacaatcatgcctatgtaatgaagcctccataaaaaacccaaaaggatggctttaggagagcttccaggttggtgaacatgtggaggtgCCGGGAGAGTGGCGCCCAGATAAAGCATGGAAGCTCCACACcctttcccacataccttgccctatgcatctcttccatccaACTATTCCTGAGttatatatccttttataataaactgggcATAGAGACTCAAACCATCATATCTTAAAATATAAACTACTTTCATTAAACTGTGTGATACTGGTTCCAGAATGTACAGGAGATCAAAGAAAACAGATCCTAGACCTAGCCCCCAAGTCAGAATAATCTATTGCTTCAAGATTTACTAGAGCTGAGCAATTAAGACCATATGTGCTTAATACTGTCTTGTAGAAGCCTTAACTTACACTCATTTTGTgagtttttttacctttttattttaatgcttatatttttcaaaaaactgttctggcttcctgtttctttttttcattaattgattctcacttctttcctttttcagatGAGCTTTGGAATCATTCAAATTCCTAAAACTATTTTATAGGAATTCTTTGGGGGAGGTAGGAATTGCACTAAAATTATgggttcattttagaaaattggcATCACAATCACAGGCAGCATACCGCGTTTTGGCTTACtgattgaagtataattgatgtgCAGTATTATGTTGGTTTCATATGTGTGACGTTTAAATACATATGgaatgatcaccatggtaagtctaaTAATCATCTGTCtgcatacaaagttattacagtattattgaccatattctttatgctgtatattatatcaccatgactttaaaaaaattttttattggagtatagttgatttacaatgttgtgttagattctgctgtacagcaaagtgaatcagttttacagacacatatatccactcttctttagattcttttcccatgtaggtcattacggagtattgagtagagttccctgtgctatgcagtaggtccttattagttatgttttatatatagtagtctgtatatgtcaatcccaatctcccaatttatccctcctcctttcgcctctggtaaccataagttgttttttttttttacatctgtgactctatttctgttttgtaaataagttcatttgtatcatgtttttagattccacatataaacagtatcatatgatatctttgtcttacttacttcactcagtatgacaatctctggatccatccgtgttgctgcagatggcattatttcattcttttttttttatggctgagtaatactgcattgcatgtatgtaccacatcttctttatccattcctctgttgatggacatttaggttgcttccatgtcctggctattgtaaatagtgctgcaatgaacactggggtgcatgtatcttttcgaattacggttttctatggacatatgcctaggagtgggattgctggatcatatggtagctctagttttagtgtccatactgttctccataatgattgtaccaatttacattcccaccaacagtgtaggagggttcccttttctccacaccctttccagcatttatttgtagattttttgatgatggccattctgacaggtatgaggtgatacttcattgtagttttcatttgcatttctctaataattcgtgatgttgagcatcttttcatgtgtctcttggccatctgtatgtcttctttggagaagggtctatttagatcttctgcccacttttttttttttttttgcggtacgcgggcctctcactgttgtggcctctcccgttgcggagcacaggctccggacgcgcaggctcagcgtccatggctcacgggcccagccgctccgcggcatgtgggaccctcctagaccggggcacgaacctgcgtcccctgcattggcaggcggactctcaaccactgcgccaccagggaagcccccataatgaTTTTAATAGCCACTGATGATCAGAAGGTGCCATTTAGAGAAGCTGTCCTTTATTGGCTTAAGAGATACAGTGAAAATGAATGTCCTAAGTGTTGCTTCACTTCTGTACCAGGTCTGTTTGCTCTACAACAAAGGTGAAGCCCTGTATGGTTACTGCAACCTCAAGGATAAATGCAACAAGTTTCACGTGTGCAAGTCCTTTGTCAGGGGAGAGTGCAGGCTGCCGAAGTGCAAGCGGTCTCATCAGCTAATTCACGCTACATCCCTGCAGCTGCTGCAGGACCAAGGATTGAATATTCCAAGTGTCGTTAATTTTCAGATAATTGCTACCTACAAGCACATGAAGCTGCACAAGATGCTTGAAAATAAAGGTGAGACTCTCAGAGGTAGACAAAACGCTGTCAACAGTGTAGTGCTGAGCTGCAAGTGAGTCTGGGGAAAAAGCACTTCCTAGGTTAATTGCTGCTCTGTCCTTGGGGAAGCTTCATCAGTCAACATTCTATGATACGGAGCTGTGGTTCTAACCaaaggagggaagggatggaATTTATTTTCAGCGCTGCCAGCTAATAGCCTCTGCCCAAGTGTTTGAACAGTGTAGCTCCTCGGTAAGTTGGGGGTCAGGAAGTAGGAAGAACAGTCTTAACCGCTTTGGTAGGTGaaaagaggagggaggtgggCTAGTGACTAGAATCTAGGTAAGGATAATGTAGGGATGGCTTTCTTTCATTAAATTGAGttaaagttttttcttaaatttttaggaAATTTTAACGACATTACAgaagaatttggaaaatagagagtaaaaataaaaatcacatatgACTCCACTCACTCTAATCCATAATAATTGGTACTATTTAATTATAGGCCCTTCAGTCCTGTTACTAGAAAATACTAGTCCAGTGGTGGTCAAAGTCTGCATTAGTTTAGTATCTTTCGTTTTCACGTTCTACAACATCATAAATATCTTCTCATATTGCCACATAGTCTGTCCTTTTTTAAGGTCTATGAAGTGTGGCTTGGTTTTCTTAAATCACAATGCAAGAGTACTTATTCCATTAGATTTGCTTATAGCTGAAAATCAGTTTCATTGGGTGGTGGGCTTTGGAGAACTGCTGATAGGAAAACCAGATCATCAAAGTCAGAGTCCCTAAGCTTTACTATGGAATTTTCTTGTGTTGGGATGGTAGTGGCCGACTATGAGTGGTGGTTTGAAGGTAGGGAGGGTTCTGCATGTACCAGTGTCAGAGGCTGTGCAGTTGTGTCCCTAAATGGTGGCAGGGACATTCTGCCCTGTACTGTGGGTAGGGCCTGTTATTCTCTTGATCTGGTCTTGTTTAGTGGGTCTCTCCTAGCTAGGAAATGGGACTTTCTGCTTGCTGTTgagatgtataaatatatatgtatattttactccGGAAGACACGAACTCTCCAAATACAAAGTGTTGGGAGTTTTATCGGTGATCTGATTAGCTGGGCTGATGATCCCAATGTAGAATGAAATTTAGAGTAAAGGGGTATGTCAGGAAacctcatctttttcttcttctttttagatAATTCAGCTTCTTCTGCTGAGCATGCCCAGGGCCTTGAGAAACAAGGAGTACACGTAGCTAGGGCTGCAGAGGCCGGTCCTCTGGTCTCTGGCCCTGCTGCGTCAGCCAAGAAGCCATGTGCAGGTAAACCTTAGAGGACGTCAGTGAAATAAGAAGAACGTTGTCCAATTGGAAGGTCTGAAAACAAAGCTtctgttgagatataatttgtaaccattcactcatttaatcgtTTATTAATAACAGCCATAatgatacctacctcacaggttgTGGTGAGAATTAAAGAAGATGGAGAAGGAGAAAATGCCAGATTGGGAGGATAAAATTGGGGGTGCGTGGTTGAGGATGAGGTTAGACATTGAACAGGCAAAGGGAGAGTAAAACCTGAGAGTAGATGAGGTCAGTCCTGGGCAAATCCTGTAGTTCCTGAGAGCTTTCCCCGGGCTGGCCGTCCAGAGCTCTTAAAGGGGCAGGCTCCTGCGGACTTGTTCTGAGACCCAGCCAAGTGCTTTTCTGTACGCCCATATACATAGTTTTTACATTGTGGTATTCAGGGACTACATACActttatgctcttttttttttttttttttgcttaatattcCATAACCATCTCTCCATATTTGTTCACATTTATCATGTGTAATCATTTTCATGCACAGATACACTAATGTATCATCGTTTGCTTAACTAGTTCCATTATTCTGGGATATTTTGATTCTAACAAATTTTGAATATAACTCTTTTCTTAAAATCCACACAATATTAAGTTTTTACGTTATTCTTTACTTTTGCTTCACGTATAGTTGCTGAATGATactcttgattttcatttctttaaaaatacatgcgggaattccctggcggtccagtggttaggactctgcgcttccattgcaggggacatgggttaaaatatatatatatatgcaagttAATATTCTTCCGT contains:
- the LOC115851733 gene encoding zinc finger CCCH-type antiviral protein 1-like isoform X5 → MAEPTVCSFLTKVLCAHGGRMFLQDLRGHVELSEARLRDVLRQAGPDRFLLQEVEVREDPWDAEAEVAAGEGCAGGGGGGPSAWRVVAVSSARLCARYQRGECQACDQLHLCRRHMMGKCPNRDCWSTCTLSHDIHIPVNIQVLKNQGLFGLNEAQLRILLLQNDPCLLPEVCLLYNKGEALYGYCNLKDKCNKFHVCKSFVRGECRLPKCKRSHQLIHATSLQLLQDQGLNIPSVVNFQIIATYKHMKLHKMLENKDNSASSAEHAQGLEKQGVHVARAAEAGPLVSGPAASAKKPCAGHEYPLLHKFFLG